One Lacipirellulaceae bacterium DNA window includes the following coding sequences:
- a CDS encoding BatA domain-containing protein — MTYLLPTILKYGWPLVLVPLLIHLINLRRRRVVEWAAMDFLLESQKRNRKWIVLRQLLLWLLRTLAVAVILGMLAKPVIQPAWAKFFGAGVTHHIFLLDDSYSMSDEWDDTTAFAEAKAAIQRLLTQANNAEGKQTVTIIRFSEAESLSVGATSEFSERDLNGKLLEELSEQFGSLRPSESMAGPVDALQAALRLPDSTADESRTAYVVSDYRQEQWREETQLAQLVKRFREQVDHLRLVQCVTQSRANLAITKLEPEDGLRAANVETWYSVEVTNYSEKDASEVTVLVEADKNRLPAIRYESISPGESATQRIRVNFQTAGTHALTARIDPSSVSRDPIRLDNTRYFAASFPKTMPLLIIDGSKLGDDGYFLKTALSPGGKSLAGWNPQVERIDFLRRHAELERFAAIFLLDVPQLDRPEIEALENYVDGGGGLAIFLGPQTERSFYNSQLYRDGKGLMPVPIDRPTQLLVDRESQLPEVRVTRHPIFRMFTGQRNGFLELVRTNFYFSVDPQSQAGTDEDTKVIARLRNDSPFVVEKQLGAGRVVAQLCKLSPRETQLGVWSNWGVNPMFPVYANELAGYLTAARRQFRLATSGEKLAIHVDENAFQAEARLVPPSAGKESVALLGVPDDRGLKFAAPEPATSGVWRFQLSPSEQKESLRHDASPAIAVNVPIGEGDLKSLGRVELSEVLKGIDYEFLLASRAAKGEEGAAGYPLREVLFWSLLVVLAIEQLTAVAASYHRAGNASTVRRSLA; from the coding sequence TGGCAGTTGCCGTAATTCTTGGCATGCTTGCGAAGCCTGTGATCCAGCCTGCCTGGGCCAAGTTTTTCGGGGCAGGAGTCACGCATCATATCTTTCTACTCGATGATAGTTACTCGATGTCCGACGAATGGGACGATACGACGGCATTTGCTGAAGCGAAAGCAGCGATTCAGAGGTTACTGACTCAGGCCAACAATGCTGAAGGCAAACAGACCGTCACGATTATTCGGTTTTCAGAAGCGGAATCGCTTAGCGTAGGAGCGACCTCTGAGTTTTCTGAGCGTGACTTGAACGGCAAGCTCCTGGAGGAGCTGTCGGAGCAGTTTGGCTCGCTGCGGCCCTCGGAAAGTATGGCCGGACCCGTTGATGCGCTCCAAGCAGCTTTAAGACTTCCAGATTCCACGGCTGATGAGTCACGTACCGCGTACGTTGTTTCCGATTACCGCCAAGAACAATGGAGAGAAGAAACCCAACTAGCTCAACTCGTTAAACGATTCCGCGAGCAAGTTGACCATCTGAGATTAGTACAATGTGTGACGCAGTCACGAGCGAATCTGGCGATCACAAAACTAGAGCCTGAAGACGGCCTCCGGGCTGCCAATGTTGAGACTTGGTACTCCGTTGAAGTGACCAATTACTCTGAAAAGGACGCAAGTGAAGTGACGGTTCTCGTCGAAGCGGACAAGAACCGCCTTCCGGCAATCCGTTACGAGAGCATTTCCCCCGGAGAGTCTGCGACCCAGCGAATTCGCGTCAATTTTCAAACGGCAGGAACTCATGCCCTAACTGCACGAATCGATCCTAGTTCGGTATCGCGAGATCCGATTCGGCTTGACAACACCCGCTACTTCGCAGCTTCCTTCCCCAAAACCATGCCGCTATTGATCATCGATGGCTCAAAACTCGGGGATGACGGTTACTTTCTCAAAACGGCCCTCAGCCCCGGTGGTAAGAGTCTGGCGGGTTGGAATCCACAGGTGGAACGAATCGATTTCTTGCGCAGACACGCTGAGCTAGAGCGATTCGCCGCTATCTTCTTGCTTGACGTTCCCCAGCTTGATCGCCCTGAGATTGAAGCCTTGGAAAACTATGTCGATGGCGGAGGAGGTTTGGCGATCTTCTTAGGGCCTCAGACGGAGCGATCCTTTTACAACTCCCAGCTTTACCGCGACGGCAAGGGGCTGATGCCTGTGCCCATCGACAGACCGACCCAACTACTGGTGGATCGAGAAAGTCAGCTCCCTGAAGTCCGCGTGACCAGGCATCCAATCTTCCGCATGTTTACCGGACAACGGAACGGTTTCCTTGAGTTAGTCAGGACGAACTTCTACTTCTCTGTGGATCCCCAATCGCAGGCTGGGACCGATGAGGATACCAAAGTAATAGCCCGACTCCGCAACGACTCCCCCTTCGTGGTCGAAAAGCAACTTGGGGCTGGAAGGGTTGTGGCCCAACTCTGCAAGCTCTCTCCAAGAGAGACGCAACTCGGTGTGTGGAGCAACTGGGGGGTGAACCCGATGTTTCCCGTCTATGCGAATGAACTGGCAGGCTACCTGACGGCGGCCAGACGCCAGTTTCGCCTTGCAACCTCTGGAGAAAAACTAGCGATCCATGTCGACGAGAACGCTTTTCAGGCCGAAGCAAGGCTTGTCCCACCCAGTGCGGGGAAGGAGTCGGTTGCTCTATTAGGAGTACCAGACGACAGAGGCTTGAAGTTCGCTGCGCCCGAGCCTGCCACCAGTGGCGTATGGCGTTTTCAATTGTCGCCAAGCGAGCAAAAGGAATCGTTGCGTCACGACGCTTCTCCAGCGATTGCCGTCAATGTGCCTATCGGCGAAGGAGACTTGAAGTCGTTAGGTCGAGTTGAGTTGTCAGAGGTTCTCAAGGGCATCGATTACGAGTTTCTTTTGGCTTCGCGAGCCGCGAAAGGTGAGGAAGGAGCCGCCGGTTACCCGTTGCGCGAGGTCCTCTTCTGGAGTCTTCTGGTCGTTCTAGCCATCGAGCAACTAACTGCTGTTGCCGCGAGCTATCATCGAGCAGGAAACGCATCGACAGTGCGGAGGTCGCTCGCATGA